Proteins encoded within one genomic window of Setaria italica strain Yugu1 chromosome IV, Setaria_italica_v2.0, whole genome shotgun sequence:
- the LOC101776343 gene encoding phospholipid hydroperoxide glutathione peroxidase 1, chloroplastic: protein MAPAAFTSLLPAAASASAAASRLPSAAGAAASFVRLPHHPTGWAGPSVAAAPRTARRRAPGVAYATAATEKSIYDYTVKDIDGKDVPLKKFKNKVLLIVNVASQCGLTTANYTELSHIYEKYKTQGFEILAFPCNQFGAQEPGSNSQIKQFACTRFKAEFPIFDKVDVNGPNTAPIYKFLKSSAGGFLGDLVKWNFEKFLVDKNGKVVERYPPTTSPFQIEKDIQKLIAA from the exons ATGGCTCCCGCCGCGTTCACtagcctcctccccgccgccgcctccgcctccgccgcggcgtcgcggcTCCCCTCTGCCGCCGGAGCGGCAGCCTCCTTCGTGCGGCTCCCGCACCACCCGACGGGCTGGGCTGGGCCCTCCGTCGCTGCGGCGCCGCGGACGGCGCGCAGGCGGGCGCCCGGCGTCGCCTACGCCACCGCCGCAACCGAGAAGAGCATCTACGACTACACCGTCAAG GACATTGATGGAAAAGATGTTCCTCTTAAAAAGTTCAAGAATAAGGTCTTGCTGATTGTTAACGTTGCTTCTCAATG TGGGTTAACAACAGCAAACTACACTGAACTATCTCACATCTATGAGAAGTACAAGACTCAAG GGTTTGAGATTCTTGCATTTCCATGCAATCAATTTGGCGCACAAGAACCTGGATCGAATTCTCAGATAAAGCAGTTTGCATGTACAAGATTTAAAGCTGAATTTCCTATTTTTGACAAG GTTGATGTCAATGGACCTAATACAGCCCCCATCTATAAATTTCTGAAGTCCAGTGCTGGAGGATTTTTGGGCGATCTAGTCAAGTGGAATTTTGAGAAGTTCTTAGTGGACAAGAATGGCAAAGTTGTGGAGAGATATCCACCTACAACTTCACCGTTCCAGATTGAG AAGGACATCCAGAAACTCATTGCGGCATAA
- the LOC101776744 gene encoding pentatricopeptide repeat-containing protein At4g30700, with amino-acid sequence MPPPRLVLPTPAGNPGGALRRSYLRLISLSSTPRHLDQLLAVSLASGHYAHDPAPATALLLRYASLRAPPAHLLRLFRAFPRPDRFLRNALLRSLPFLRPHLLFPCPDSFSFAFAATSLSSSCSSRGSDAAAAARALHALSVAAGYAADTFVASALAKLYFKLSRGVDARKVFDEVPAPDTILWNTLLAGLSGSEALEAFVRMVEAGRVRPDSTTLASVLRAAAELADMAMGRCVHGYGVKCGLAEHEHVVTGLMSLYAKCGDMVCARFLFDRMEDPDLVAYNALISGYSVNGMVESSTELFKELAASGWRPNSSTLVAVIPVYSPFGHELLARCLHGFVVKARLDADALVSTALTTLYCRLNDMESARSMFDAMPEKTMESWNAMISGYAQNGLTEMAVALFQQMQALNVQPNPITISSTLSACAQLGALSLGKWVHKIIAKENLELNVYVMTALIDMYAKCGSIAEARSIFDRMDNKNVVSWNAMISGYGLHGQGAEALKLYKTMLSAHILPTSSTFLSVLYACSHGGLVDEGRTVFHVMTNEYRITPGIEHCTCMVDLLGRAGKLKEAFELISEFPKSAIGPGVWGALLGACMVHKDSDLAKLASQKLFELDPENAGYYVLLSNLYTSKKRYSEAALVRQEAKSRKLVKTPGCTLIEIGDKPHVFMAGDRVHPQSEVIYSYLEILTAKMIEAGYQPVTEAALYDVEEEEKEHMVKVHSEKLAIAFGLLSTEPGTEIRIIKNLRVCLDCHNATKFISKVTQRLIVVRDASRFHHFRDGVCSCGDYW; translated from the coding sequence AtgcctcctccccgcctcgTCCTGCCCACGCCCGCCGGCAaccccggcggcgccctccgGCGCTCGTACCTCCGTCTCATCTCGCTCTCCTCCACGCCCCGCCACCTCGACCAGCTTCTCGCCGTCTCGCTCGCGTCCGGCCACTACGCGCACGACCCGGCCCCGGCCACCGCGCTGCTCCTCCGCTACGCCTCGCTCCGCGCGCCCCCCGCCCACCTGCTCCGCCTCTTCCGCGCCTTCCCCCGCCCCGACCGGTTCCTCCGCAACGcgctcctccgctccctcccgTTCCTCCGCCCGCACCTCCTCTTCCCGTGCCCGGACTCCTTCTCCTTCGCCTTCGCCGCCAcgtcgctctcctcctcctgctcctcccgtggcagcgacgccgccgccgccgcacgcgcgctTCACGCGCTCTCCGTGGCCGCGGGGTACGCGGCGGACACGTTCGTGGCGTCTGCTTTAGCCAAGCTCTACTTCAAGCTGTCGAGAGGGGTCGACGCGCGCAAGGTGTTTGACGAGGTGCCGGCGCCGGACACGATCTTGTGGAACACGCTACTAGCTGGGCTGTCTGGTTCGGAGGCTCTGGAGGCGTTCGTGCGGATGGTGGAGGCAGGGAGGGTGCGGCCTGACTCGACCACCCTTGCATCTGTCCTAAGGGCGGCCGCGGAGTTGGCAGATATGGCAATGGGGAGGTGTGTCCATGGATATGGGGTGAAGTGTGGGTTGGCAGAGCATGAGCATGTTGTGACCGGGCTGATGTCGCTGTATGCCAAGTGTGGGGATATGGTCTGCGCACGGTTTCTCTTTGATAGGATGGAAGACCCGGATTTGGTTGCCTACAATGCTTTGATTTCTGGCTACTCGGTCAACGGCATGGTTGAATCATCGACAGAGCTGTTCAAAGAGTTGGCAGCCTCAGGCTGGAGACCAAATTCAAGCACGTTGGTGGCGGTGATTCCAGTGTACAGTCCATTTGGGCATGAGCTGCTTGCTCGGTGCTTGCATGGGTTTGTTGTCAAGGCCAGGTTGGATGCAGATGCCCTGGTGTCGACAGCACTGACCACTTTGTACTGTAGGTTAAACGATATGGAATCTGCTAGGAGCATGTTTGATGCAATGCCAGAGAAGACCATGGAGTCATGGAATGCAATGATATCTGGGTATGCCCAGAATGGCTTGACGGAGATGGCAGTTGCACTTTTCCAGCAAATGCAGGCACTTAATGTGCAGCCTAATCCCATCACCATTTCGAGCACTTTATCTGCCTGTGCACAGCTTGGAGCTTTGTCTCTGGGAAAATGGGTTCACAAGATCATTGCCAAGGAGAACCTTGAGCTCAATGTCTATGTCATGACAGCGCTTATTGACATGTATGCAAAATGTGGAAGTATTGCTGAAGCTCGGAGCATCTTTGACAGAATGGATAACAAGAACGTGGTCTCCTGGAATGCAATGATATCTGGATATGGCCTCCATGGCCAAGGTGCTGAAGCTTTGAAGCTCTACAAGACCATGCTCAGTGCACACATTCTTCCGACAAGCTCCACCTTCCTGTCAGTCCTCTATGCGTGCAGCCATGGAGGACTGGTTGACGAAGGGCGGACAGTCTTCCATGTAATGACTAATGAGTACAGGATCACTCCAGGTATCGAGCATTGCACATGTATGGTGGATCTCCTTGGCCGGGCAGGAAAGTTGAAGGAAGCTTTTGAACTCATTTCTGAATTCCCCAAGAGCGCCATTGGACCTGGCGTGTGGGGAGCGCTGCTTGGTGCTTGTATGGTACATAAGGATAGCGACCTCGCAAAACTGGCATCCCAGAAGTTGTTCGAACTAGATCCAGAGAATGCAGGCTACTATGTGCTCCTCTCTAACCTGTACACGTCCAAGAAGCGTTACTCTGAAGCAGCTCTAGTGAGGCAAGAGGCTAAGAGCAGGAAGCTGGTGAAAACACCAGGGTGTACTCTCATTGAGATAGGCGACAAACCACATGTCTTCATGGCTGGTGATCGTGTGCATCCACAGTCAGAGGTAATCTACTCATACTTGGAGATACTAACTGCCAAGATGATCGAAGCTGGGTATCAACCTGTGACAGAGGCAGCATTGTATGACgtcgaggaggaagagaaggagcaCATGGTGAAGGTGCATAGTGAGAAATTGGCCATCGCCTTTGGGCTCCTCAGTACAGAGCCAGGGACAGAGATCAGGATCATTAAGAACCTTAGGGTGTGCCTAGATTGCCATAATGCTACCAAGTTCATATCCAAGGTGACACAGAGGCTGATTGTGGTTAGGGACGCCTCAAGGTTTCACCATTTCAGAGATGGTGTTTGCTCCTGTGGTGATTACTGGTGA
- the LOC101780684 gene encoding pentatricopeptide repeat-containing protein At2g03380, mitochondrial-like, translating into MVNIFLHKSPNGGGNRGGPKRRKATQPTRRFVSAAATRRRAHSADNLARAVSPGDLLRLLPSCGTLPSLRALHARLLTHTQGLLLGSLRASTKLLSCYAALGDLASARMVFDGTPRPDAYSYGVMLRCLVDAGRHADAVALHQDMRRRCPCPEAQDDFVLSLALKACVRSAEYGYGRRLHCDAVKAGGADGFVMNSLVDMYAKAGDLECARKMFERIPDWNVVSWTSMLSGCVQNGFAADGLFLFNEMRRETLLDMYVKCGEVEDARRMFDELSYLDIVLWTTMIVGYTQNGNPLDALQLFLDKKFASIVPNSVTMATVLSASAQLRDLSLGRSIHGIAVRLGVVDYDVVVNALVDMYAKCQAVSEANRIFGRILNKDVVTWNSMIAGYAENNMGDDALMLFKQMRLQGASPDATSVVNALSASVCLGDLLMGKSFHSYAVKHAFLSNVYVNTALLNLYSKCADLPSARRVFDEMNDRNSVTWCAMIGGYGMQGDSAGSIDLFNEMLKDGVHPNDVAFTSILSTCSHTGMVTAGKKYFDSMAQHFKITPSMKHYACMVDVLARAGNLEQALEFIDKMPMQADVSVWGAFLHGCGLHSRLQFGEEAIKRMMVLHPERPDLYVLISNLYTSYGMWEKSLAIRRWMQEKGLVKLPGCSSVGPENG; encoded by the exons ATGGTGAACATTTTTTTACACAAATCGCCCAATGGAGGGGGCAACAGAG GTGGGCCAAAACGCAGAAAGGCAACCCAACCCACGCGCCGTttcgtctccgccgccgccacccgccggcgCGCGCACTCCGCCGACAACCTGGCGCGCGCGGTCTCCCCCGGCGACCTCCTCCGTCTCCTTCCCTCATGCGGCACCCTCCCCTCCCTGCGCGCCCTCCACGCCCGCCTCCTCACCCACACCCAGGGCCTCCTCCTTGGCAGCCTCCGCGCAAGCACCAAGCTGCTCAGCTGCTACGCAGCGCTGGGCGACCTCGCCTCCGCGCGGATGGTGTTCGACGGGACCCCCCGCCCGGACGCTTACTCCTACGGGGTCATGCTGCGATGCCTCGTCGACGCGGGGCGCCACGCGGACGCTGTCGCGCTGCACCAGGAtatgcggcggcggtgcccctgCCCCGAGGCGCAGGACGACTTCGTGCTGTCGCTCGCGCTCAAGGCCTGCGTCAGGTCCGCTGAGTACGGGTACGGCAGGCGGCTGCACTGCGACGCCGtcaaggccggcggcgcggacggctTCGTGATGAACAGCTTGGTTGACATGTACGCGAAAGCCGGGGACTTGGAGTGCGCCCGCAAAATGTTCGAGAGAATTCCTGACTGGAATGTGGTGTCCTGGACCTCGATGCTAAGCGGGTGCGTCCAGAATGGTTTTGCTGCAGATGGACTGTTTCTGTTCAATGAGATGAGGCGCGAAA CCTTGTTGGATATGTATGTTAAGTGCGGGGAGGTAGAGGATGCTCGGCGCATGTTTGATGAGCTCAGCTATCTTGACATTGTTCTTTGGACCACGATGATTGTGGGGTACACACAGAATGGGAACCCTCTTGATGCATTACAGTTGTTTCTTGACAAGAAATTTGCAAGCATTGTTCCAAATTCAGTTACCATGGCAACTGTTCTTTCAGCTTCTGCTCAGTTACGTGACTTGTCTCTGGGAAGGTCAATTCATGGGATAGCTGTCAGGTTAGGTGTGGTTGATTATGATGTGGTGGTGAATGCATTAGTTGACATGTATGCAAAGTGTCAAGCAGTGTCAGAGGCCAACAGGATATTTGGAAGAATTTTGAACAAGGATGTTGTCACATGGAATTCGATGATTGCTGGCTATGCTGAGAATAATATGGGCGATGATGCTCTAATGCTATTTAAACAGATGAGGCTGCAGGGCGCTTCACCTGATGCCACCTCTGTGGTGAATGCTCTGTCAGCTTCTGTTTGTCTGGGTGACCTACTTATGGGTAAATCATTCCATAGTTATGCTGTTAAACATGCGTTTCTCTCCAATGTTTATGTCAACACTGCCCTATTGAACCTGTACAGCAAATGTGCTGATCTCCCATCAGCTCGTAGGGTGTTCGATGAGATGAATGACCGTAATTCTGTTACTTGGTGTGCTATGATCGGCGGTTATGGAATGCAAGGAGATTCTGCTGGTTCTATTGATCTATTCAATGAAATGCTGAAAGATGGTGTGCATCCAAATGATGTAGCATTCACAAGCATCCTATCTACTTGCAGCCATACTGGGATGGTTACTGCAGGGAAGAAGTATTTTGATAGTATGGCACAACATTTCAAAATCACACCTTCCATGAAACATTATGCTTGCATGGTTGATGTGCTAGCCCGTGCAGGAAATCTTGAGCAAGCACTGGAATTCATAGATAAGATGCCAATGCAAGCAGATGTTAGTGTTTGGGGAGCTTTTCTCCATGGATGTGGGCTCCATTCAAGGTTACAGTTTGGAGAAGAAGCTATCAAGAGAATGATGGTGCTTCATCCTGAAAGACCAGATTTGTATGTGCTGATATCAAACTTGTATACCTCATATGGGATGTGGGAAAAATCTCTAGCTATCCGAAGATGGATGCAGGAAAAAGGACTAGTCAAATTACCTGGGTGCAGCTCTGTAGGTCCTGAAAATGGATGA
- the LOC101777158 gene encoding hydroxycinnamoyltransferase 4 yields MAVVEVLTSEVAVPAEETPAGAIWLSNLDLAARRGYTPTVYFFRSNGEPGFFAAEVVKESLARALVAFYPLAGRLGVDATTGRVQIDCNGEGAVFVTARSGRYALDDLMSEFAPCREMRDLFVPPTPPPNPPCPLLFVQVTRLRCGSVVLGQAMHHSACDARGAAHFFETWASIARGDAAAAPVPPCFDHGLLAARPERAVTYDHPEYMPEPEPVDAAAASEYASAIITMTKAQVAALRARCPGASTFRAVVALVWRCACRARSLPHDAETRLYSMIDMRARLDPPLPPGYFGNAVVRTSVSATAAEVVSSPVGHVARRALAATSQGGDYARSLVDYLEGVDAMNLPRSGISRAHLRAISWVGMSLYKADFGWGAPAFMGPALMYYSGFVYVMNAAGKDGDLALVLSLEPESMPEFRKVFAEELARLDVV; encoded by the coding sequence atggcggtggtggaggtgctgACGTCGGAGGTGGCCGTGCCCGCCGAGGAGACGCCGGCAGGCGCCATCTGGCTGTCCAACCTGgacctcgccgcgcgccgcgggtACACGCCCACGGTCTACTTCTTCCGGTCCAACGGTGAGCCGGGGTTCTTCGCCGCCGAGGTCGTCAAGGAGAGCCTCGCCAGGGCGCTGGTCGCGTTCTACCctctcgccggccgcctcggcgTCGACGCCACCACCGGGCGCGTCCAGATCGACTGCAACGGCGAGGGCGCCGTGTTCGTGACGGCGCGGTCGGGCCGCTACGCGCTCGACGACCTGATGAGCGAGTTCGCGCCGTGCCGCGAGATGCGGGACCTGTTCGtgcccccgacgccgccgccgaacccgCCGTGCCCGCTGCTGTTCGTGCAGGTCACCCGCCTGCGCTGCGGCAGCGTCGTGCTCGGGCAGGCCATGCACCACTCGGCCTGCGACGCCCGGGGCGCCGCGCATTTCTTCGAGACGTGGGCGAGCATCGCgcgcggggacgccgccgccgcgcccgtgccGCCTTGCTTCGACCACGGCCTGCTCGCGGCGCGCCCCGAGCGCGCGGTGACGTACGACCACCCGGAGTACATGCCGGAACCGGAGCCGGTGGACGCCGCTGCCGCGTCGGAGTACGCTAGCGCCATCATCACCATGACCAAGgcgcaggtggcggcgctcaGGGCGCGGTGCCCGGGGGCGTCCACGTTCCgcgcggtggtggcgctggTGTGGCGGTGCGCGTGCCGGGCGCGGTCGCTGCCCCACGACGCCGAGACGCGGCTCTACTCCATGATCGACATGCGCGCGCGCCTGGACCCGCCGCTGCCCCCCGGGTACTTCGGCAACGCTGTGGTCCGGACGTCGGTctccgccacggcggcggaggtggtgtcGAGCCCCGTCGGCCACGTtgcgcgccgcgcgctcgcggCGACGAGCCAGGGCGGCGACTACGCGCGGTCGCTGGTGGACTACCTGGAGGGGGTGGACGCCATGAACCTGCCCCGGAGCGGCATCTCGAGGGCGCACCTCCGCGCCATCAGCTGGGTGGGGATGTCTCTGTACAAGGCGGACTTCGGGTGGGGCGCGCCGGCGTTCATGGGGCCTGCGCTCATGTACTACAGCGGCTTCGTGTACGTGATGAACGCGGCGGGGAAGGACGGCGACCTCGCGCTCGTGCTGTCGCTGGAGCCCGAGAGCATGCCGGAGTTCAGGAAGGTGttcgccgaggagctcgcgcgCCTGGACGTGGTGTAG